Proteins encoded in a region of the Pelobates fuscus isolate aPelFus1 chromosome 11, aPelFus1.pri, whole genome shotgun sequence genome:
- the CHMP2A gene encoding charged multivesicular body protein 2a gives MEFLFGRRKTPEEMLRQNQRALTKAMREMDREKQKLEQQEKKIIADIKKMAKQGQMDAVKIMAKDLVRTRRYVKKFIMMRANIQAVSLKIQTLKSNNSMAQAMKGVTKAMATMNRQLKLPQIQKIMMEFEKQSEIMDMKEEMMNDAIDDAMGDEDDEEESDAVVSQVLDELGLTLTDELSNLPSTGGSLSVAGAKKADAAAALADADADLEERLNNLRRD, from the exons ATGGAATTTTTGTTCGGTCGTCGAAAAACTCCAGAGGAGATGTTAAGACAAAATCAGCGTGCCCTTACGAAAGCCATGAGAGAGATGGACAGAGAGAAGCAGAAACTGGAGCAGCAAGAGAAGAAAATCATTGCTGATATTAAGAAGATGGCAAAACAAGGACAAATG GATGCCGTTAAGATTATGGCAAAGGACTTGGTACGCACTCGCCGTTATGTGAAGAAGTTTATTATGATGCGAGCGAACATCCAAGCAGTTTCTCTTAAAATCCAAACTTTAAAGTCTAATAATTCTATGGCTCAAGCAATGAAAGGCGTGACTAAAGCCATGGCTACCATGAACAGACAG CTAAAATTGCCTCAGATCCAGAAAATAATGATGGAGTTTGAGAAGCAATCAGAAATTATGGACATGAAGGAGGAGATGATGAATGATGCTATTGATGATGCAATGGGTGATGAAGATGATGAAGAAGAGAG TGATGCTGTCGTCTCCCAAGTACTGGATGAGCTGGGTTTGACACTTACAGATGAGCTGAGCA ATCTTCCTTCAACAGGAGGATCCCTCAGTGTGGCTGGAGCCAAAAAAGCAGATGCTGCTGCTGCCTTGGCGGATGCAGATGCAGATCTGGAAGAAAGGTTGAACAATCTGCGGCGAGACTAA